A stretch of Salvelinus namaycush isolate Seneca chromosome 42, SaNama_1.0, whole genome shotgun sequence DNA encodes these proteins:
- the psmd10 gene encoding 26S proteasome non-ATPase regulatory subunit 10: MMEQTVSNVEVCNLAFTGEFDKLKKCILTDKSLACKTDQDQRTALHWACSAGHVKIVEFLLDLGVEVNLQDDASWSPLHIAASAGREEIVKSLINKGAQLNSVNQNGCTPLHYAASKDRYEIALLLLESGANPNVTDKLESTPLHRASTKGNCRLIQLLLKQRASTNIQDSEGNTALHLACDEERVEAAKLLVENGASIYIENKEEKTPLQISKGGLATLLRRIVGGNV; this comes from the exons ATGATGGAGCAAACTGTTTCAAATGTGGAAGTCTGTAATTTAGCCTTCACTGGTGAATTTGACAAATTAAAGAAATGTATTTTAACGGATAAATCGCTCGCTTGCAAAACGGACCAG GACCAAAGGACCGCACTCCACTGGGCCTGCTCGGCTGGACACGTCAAGATCGTTGAGTTTCTGTTGGATTTGGGGGTGGAAGTCAACCTACAAGatgat GCCAGTTGGTCTCCCCTCCACATCGCAGCATCTGCAGGCAGGGAGGAGATAGTGAAGTCACTGATAAACAAAGGCGCTCAGCTGAACTCAGTCAACCAGAACGGCTGCACCCCTCTGCACTATGCTGCCTCCAAGGACAGATACGAG ATCGCCCTCCTGTTGCTGGAGAGTGGAGCGAACCCTAATGTCACAGATAAGCTGGAGTCTACTCCCCTACACAGAGCTTCAACCAAGGGCAACTGCCGTCTGATCCAGCTGCTGCTCAAACAGCGCGCTTCTACCAACATACAGGACTCGGAGGGAAACACTGCACT CCACCTGGCGTGTGACGAGGAGCGTGTGGAGGCAGCTAAACTCCTAGTGGAGAACGGAGCCAGCATCTACATAGAGAACAAGGAGGAGAAGACGCCATTACAGATCTCTAAAGGAGGTCTGGCCACTCTGCTGCGGAGGATCGTAGGAGGAAACGTCTGA
- the nxt2 gene encoding NTF2-related export protein 2 — translation MAATVDFRTHVDASCRYSEEFTNIYYDCMDKKRRNLMRLYLDKATLVWNGNAVSGQVALGEFFESLPSSEFSIQTLDCQPVHEQATQGQTTLLVVTAGQVKFDGQKQRYFNQNFLLTAQASPTSDQPVWKIASDCFRFQDWSS, via the exons ATGGCTGCAACAGTT GATTTCAGGACCCACGTTGACGCATCATGCAGGTATTCAGAGGAGTTCACCAACATATATTATGACTGCATGGACAAGAAAAGAAGG AACTTGATGCGGCTCTACCTGGACAAAGCGACCCTGGTTTGGAACGGGAATGCTGTGTCAGGGCAGGTTGCTCTTGGAGAGTTCTTTGAGTCACTTCCCTCCAGCGAGTTCAGTATCCAGACTCTGGACTGTCAGCCAGTGCATG AGCAGGCAACGCAGGGCCAGACCACGCTGCTGGTGGTGACGGCAGGACAGGTGAAGTTTGACGGTCAAAAGCAGCGCTACTTCAATCAGAACTTCCTCCTCACAGCCCAGGCCTCACCCACCAGTGACCAGCCTGTCTGGAAGATTGCCAGTGACTGTTTCCGCTTCCAGGACTGGAGTAGCTGA